ATTTTGCAGCTTCCACATCTTTTTACAAGGCTACTTTTGTTGCCATTTTTAAAGACAAAGTACCGCTTTTTTGTAGAGGGCCTGCAAAATTTACCACAAAGTGGCGGTGCGCTACTTCTTGGCAACCACATCAGCTGGATCGACTGGCTCGTGCTTCAAGCTGCAAGCCCAAGGGGCATAAGATTTGTCATGTATAGAACGATCTATAACAAATGGTATCTAAAGCAAATTTTTAAATTTTTCAAAGTGATCCCAATAGGCGCAGGAGCTAGCAAAGAGTCGATCGAGCTTGTGCGTGAGTGCTTAAAAAATGGCGAAGTGGTCGCACTTTTCCCAGAAGGGCACATCAGCTACAACGGTCAGATAAATGAGTTTCAAAAGGGCTTTGAGCTTATCATCAGAGATCTAGAAGAAATTTGCATTGTGCCATTTTATCTTCGTGGCCTTTGGGGATCTAGCTTTTCAAGGGCTAGTAAATTTTACAAAGACCTCACTTCTAAAAACGGCAGACGCGACATCATCGTCGCCTTTGGCAAGCCGATAACCACATTTATAAACGCTGCAAAGATGAAGCAAAAGGTGCTTGAGCTTAGCTTTTCATCGTGGGAGAGCTTTATCTCAAGGCAAAAACCACTAACGAGCGAATGGCTAAATAACGCAAAAGAGGATAAATTTAAAGAGTGCGTGAGCGACAGCACTGGACTAAATTTAAGCAACTTGAAATTTATAACAGCTGTTTTAGTCTTTATCAAAATTTTCAAACGCGAGCTAAAAGATGAGAAAAATATAGGCATTTTATTACCTAGCTCAAGCATCGCAGCGATAGTAAATATGGCGCTTCTAGCCATGGGCAAAGTGAGCGTAAATTTAAACTACACACTTAATGAAACCTCGCTAAATCACGCCCTAAAAAAGGCAAATATAAACACAGTCATAACATCTAGCAAATTTCTTGAAAAGCTCGCACTTAAAGGCTTTGATCTAAAAGATGCGATGAGTGACAAGGCTAAATTTGCCGAAGATCTATCAGCTAGCGTCTCAAAAAAAGAGAAATTTTTAGCGCTTTTAACGGCATTTTTTGCTCCAGCTTGGCTTATTAAGCTTTGCTATTTTAGGCCAGTGAGCTTAGAAGATACGGCTACTATTTTATTTAGTAGCGGCAGCGAAGGCGAGCCAAAAGGTATCGAGCTAAGCCATAAAAATTTACTTGCAAACATCAAGCAAATAAGCGAACTTCTAAATTTCAAAAAAGATGACGTGATCTTAAACTCACTCCCAGTATTTCACTCATTTGGCCTAACAGTCACCACGCTCATGCCACTTTGCGAGGGAGTAAAAATGGTAAGCGTGCCTGACCCAACAGACGGAGCGACTATCGGCAAAATGGCGGCAAGACACAGCGCTAGCATCATCTTTGGCACCTCGACCTTCTTTAGGCTCTACACCAGAAACAAAAAGCTTCATCCGCTGATGTTTCAAAGTGCCAGAATGGTCGTAGCTGGGGCTGAAAAGCTAAAACCTGAGATAAAAGATGAGTTTAGACTCAAATTTGGCATAGAAATTTATGAAGGATATGGCGCGACCGAAACGGCACCAGTAGCTGCTGTAAATATGCCAAATATCCTAGAAAAAGAGAGCCTAAAAGAGCTTACATTTAATAGACCTGGAAGCGTTGGCATGCCTCTGCCTGGCACTATCATAAAAATAATCGACCCTGAGACTCTTGAAGAGCTAGAAACTGGTGAGGACGGACTCATAGTGATCGGCGGATCGCAGGTGATGAAGGGCTATCTAAACGACGAAGCTAAAACAAGCGAGGTAATCACGCACATTGATGGCGTAAGATACTATAAAACTGGCGACAAAGGCCACATAGATGAAAACGGCTTTGTATTTATCGTCGATAGGTATTCAAGATTTGCCAAGATAGGCGGCGAGATGATAAGCCTTGGAAGTGTCGAAGAAGAGCTTGCAAAGGTGCTTGGAAACGACGTCGTCTTTAGCAGCGCAAACGTACCAGATAGCAAAAAGGGTGAGGCGATCGCGCTTTTAGTAAAAAGTGGCACAGAGCCTGAGAATATCGAGCAAATTTTAAAAGAGAGCAGCCTAGCTCCTATAATGATGCCAAGCTATATATTCATCGTTGATGATATCCCAACGCTTGCAAGCGGCAAGGTTGATTTTAAGGGCGTAAAAGCTCTAGCGGTCTCACTTTTAGCGGAGTGAGGCACCGCCCTCTTTCTTTGTAACAAAATACTACCCAGGTTGCAGTTGCGACTGATATTTGCATAAATCTTAAAAATTTTTTGCAAAGAGTTTTATATAAAAATTTCTATTGCTTTTTAAATTTGGTGCAATTCGTGCGATTGTTTGCTAAATTCTGCCTTTACAAAATTTTACTGGCAGATCATAAAAGATGATGCTATACAAATAGTGAACAAATGGGCTATAACGTAGAAAAAGGTAACAAAGTGCTGCTAATTAAGATAAATTTTGCCCTAAATGAGCTTAGCAAGGAAGGAGCTTTAAGCGAAATTTCGCTTAAATACTTCGGCAAAGATATTTCTAAATAAGGAGAATTAATGAATTTTAAGCCCATTTTTGGCTTGATCGCAGGTGCTTTTTTAGCTTTAAATTTAAATGCTTCAACTATTAAAAAAGGCGAACTTACCGTCGCAACTGAAGGCACTTACTCACCTTACTCATTTTACGATGAAAAGGGCGAGCTAGTAGGATATGACGTAGATATTGCAAGAGCCGTAGCGCAAAAGCTAAATTTAAAAGTTGAGTTTCTAACAGCTCCTTGGGATGCGATGCTTGCGGCTTTTGATGCTGGTAAGGCCGATGTTGTATTTAATCAAGTAAGTATAAACGAAGATAGAAAGAAAAAGTATGGTATGAGCGTACCTTACACTATGCCATATCCGGTAATTGTCGTGCATAAAGATAATAACGACATCAAAAGTTTTGCTGATCTAAAAGGCAAAAAGAGCGTGCACTCTGCGACTAGCAACTGGGCAGCGATAGCCGAGAAAAACGGTGCAACAGTGGTTGTGGCTGATGGCTTTAGCAAAGGCGTGGAGCTTATCATTTCAAAAAGAGCTGATGATACAATAAACGATAACGTTACATTTTTTGACTACATCAAACAACGCCCAAATGCGCCGCTAAAAATCGCATACACAAGCAACGAGCCGATGCCAACAGCTGCAATCGTTAAAAAAGGCAACACTGAACTATTAGAGGCGATAAACAAAGCACTTGACGAGCTAAAAGCCGAGGGCAAGATAAGTGAAATTTCGATGAAATATTTTGGAAAAGATATTTCAAAATAAAGGATTAAAATGAAATTTACAAATTTATTAAAAGTAGTAGCCGTGCTTGCAATGGCTCTAAATTTGCAAGCAAAAACTATAAAAGATGGCGTGCTAACAGTAGCAACAGAAGGCACTTACGCGCCTTTTACATTTTATAATGACAAAAATGAGTTAGTGGGATACGACGTAGATATCGCAAGAGCAGTAGCGCAAAAGCTAAATTTAAAAGTTGAGTTTCTAACAGCTCCATGGGACGCGATGCTAGCAGCATTTGACGCTGGTAAAGCAGACGTTGTGTTTAACCAAGTAAGTATAACTGATGAGAGAAAGAAAAAATATGCTTTTTCAGTGCCTTATACTGTGACATTTGGCGCTATCATCACTAGAAAAGATAATAACGATATAAAAAGTTTTGCTGATCTAAAAGGCAAAAAAGATGCCGACTCAGCGACTAGCAACTGGGCGAAAGTCGCTGTAAAATACGGTGCTGAACACGTCGTAACAGATAGTTTTGCTAAAAGTATGGAGCTTCTTATATCAAGACGTGTAGATGCTGTTGTAAGAGACAACATCGTATTTTACGACTTCATAAAAGAGCGCCCAAACGCACCTGTGAAGATAGCTGCCTCGCTTGATGAGAAAGACTACACAGCAGCAGCTGTTAAAAAAGACAACGCCGAACTTGCAGAGCAAATTTCAAATGCACTAAACGAACTTTCAAAAGAGGGCAAACTAGAAGCCATCTCAAAAAGCTACTTTGGCAAAGACGTCTCAAAATAAATTTATAAACCAACAAGGCAAAAATGGAAAATTTAGATAGAGTGATCGAGCTTGTTTCAAGCTCGACACTACCAATGATCATTGCACTTTTAAAAGTGACGATCCCTCTTACTTTGCTCTCGTTTTCGCTAGGGCTTGTCATCGCCATTATCACAGCAGTAGCGAGGCTTTCAAATATAAAAATTTTAAAATTTATATTTGCCACCTATGTTTGGATATTTCGCGGCACGCCACTTCTTGTGCAGCTTTTTATCGTATTTTACGGGCTTCCTAGCATCGGTGTCACACTTGATACTTGGAGTGCGGCGACTATCGCATTTAGTCTAAACGTGGGCGCTTATGCGTCTGAGTCCGTAAGGGCTGCCATTCTTTCTGTGCCAAAAGGTCAGTGGGAGGCTGCAACATCGCTTGGCATGACGCACTATCAAATTTTAAAGCGTATCATCGCGCCTCAAGCAGTAAGGATATCGCTACCACCGCTTTCAAACACATTTATAGGCCTTGTTAAAGACACTTCACTAGCAGCTTCTATAACGATGGTTGATATGTTTATGGTCGCTCAAAGGATCGCAGCAAGAACCTTTGAGCCACTCATCCTCTACATCCTAGCAGCACTTATCTACCTGGTGGTTTGCACACTCTTAACCTATCTTCAATCAAGGCTTGAAAAAGCTGTCTCGAGGTATGTCTAATGGCTATAAATTTTAAAAATATAAGCAAATCTTACGGCGATCATTTGGTGCTAGATAACATAAGCACAAGCTTCAAAGAGGGGCAAACGACCGTGATCGTTGGCTCATCTGGTTGTGGCAAATCAACACTTCTTAGATGTATAAATTTACTTGAGATCCCACAAAGTGGCATTTTAGAGGTAGATGACAGAGCTGTAAATTTTAAAGAGAAGCTTAGCTCAAAAGAGCTTTTAGAAATTCGTAAAAAAACAGGCATGGTTTTTCAAAGCTTCAACCTCTTCCCGCACCTAACAGCGCTTCAAAATGTCACCGAAGCTCCGATCTATGTTCAAAAAAAGGATAAAAACGAAGCAATAAAAGAGGCAAAAGAGCTTTTAGCTAAAGTGGGGCTTAGCCACAAAGAAGATACCTATCCAAACAGGCTCTCAGGCGGACAAGCACAGCGTGTAGCCATCGCTAGAGCCCTGGCTGTAAATCCATACTTTTTACTACTTGATGAGCCTACAAGTGCGCTTGATCCAGAGCTTGAGGCTGAAGTTTTAAAAGTCATCTTATCTCTTGCAAAAGAGAAAAAGTCTATGATCATTGTCACTCATAATATGAATTTTGCTAGAAAGATAGCTGATAGAATTTTGTTTTTAGATAAAGGCGTGATCGCATTTGATGGCTTGGTAGATGAGTTTTTTAATAGCCAAAACGAAAGAATAAAAAGCTTCATCTCGGCTATGGATATATGAAAATTTTAGCTAGAAAATCTAGCTAAAACTACATTAAGCAAAGTGAGGTTTTATCTGCTCGATCCAAGCTGAAATTCTACCCTCAGTTTTGTCACTTTGATTGTCAGCGTCAAGCGCTAAACCTACAAATTTTCCATTTCTTGCAGCATCAGAGCCATCAAATGTATATCCATCGGTACCAACCTCACCAACTACTTTTGCACCAGCTTTTACGACCT
This genomic interval from Campylobacter concisus contains the following:
- a CDS encoding acyl-[ACP]--phospholipid O-acyltransferase, which produces MMSLLKVAGFLPYLAIAFLNASVDLAHKITIQNVLLKTYDGDILFILTAVINAMILLPFIFLFSPSSFINDKFAKIKVIRICAFFGVIISVAVLFSYLAGAFGVAFALTLILAAQSAIYSPAKYGIIKALVGPERLGTANGIIQALTIVAILFSSFLFSFIFENLYIQGENSEEILKSVYPIGIFLVVFSALEAYFAYKLPCIDEKDETNENFNIKKYIRLSYLRENLKEVRSDKNIWLSIAGLSIFWGISQIIIAAFPAHYKAVFNDDSSLAVQAILAASAIGIAFGSYVAGSMSKLHIELGIVPMGAIGIFFSLLFFAFGSSIGVVSLSSFAFGFFGGIFIVPLNAMIQYFAPQKTTGKIMAANNFLQNVSMLLFLAIGIGLVYFKISTTGLFVFTALVCLIGSFYAILQLPHLFTRLLLLPFLKTKYRFFVEGLQNLPQSGGALLLGNHISWIDWLVLQAASPRGIRFVMYRTIYNKWYLKQIFKFFKVIPIGAGASKESIELVRECLKNGEVVALFPEGHISYNGQINEFQKGFELIIRDLEEICIVPFYLRGLWGSSFSRASKFYKDLTSKNGRRDIIVAFGKPITTFINAAKMKQKVLELSFSSWESFISRQKPLTSEWLNNAKEDKFKECVSDSTGLNLSNLKFITAVLVFIKIFKRELKDEKNIGILLPSSSIAAIVNMALLAMGKVSVNLNYTLNETSLNHALKKANINTVITSSKFLEKLALKGFDLKDAMSDKAKFAEDLSASVSKKEKFLALLTAFFAPAWLIKLCYFRPVSLEDTATILFSSGSEGEPKGIELSHKNLLANIKQISELLNFKKDDVILNSLPVFHSFGLTVTTLMPLCEGVKMVSVPDPTDGATIGKMAARHSASIIFGTSTFFRLYTRNKKLHPLMFQSARMVVAGAEKLKPEIKDEFRLKFGIEIYEGYGATETAPVAAVNMPNILEKESLKELTFNRPGSVGMPLPGTIIKIIDPETLEELETGEDGLIVIGGSQVMKGYLNDEAKTSEVITHIDGVRYYKTGDKGHIDENGFVFIVDRYSRFAKIGGEMISLGSVEEELAKVLGNDVVFSSANVPDSKKGEAIALLVKSGTEPENIEQILKESSLAPIMMPSYIFIVDDIPTLASGKVDFKGVKALAVSLLAE
- a CDS encoding amino acid ABC transporter substrate-binding protein; this translates as MNFKPIFGLIAGAFLALNLNASTIKKGELTVATEGTYSPYSFYDEKGELVGYDVDIARAVAQKLNLKVEFLTAPWDAMLAAFDAGKADVVFNQVSINEDRKKKYGMSVPYTMPYPVIVVHKDNNDIKSFADLKGKKSVHSATSNWAAIAEKNGATVVVADGFSKGVELIISKRADDTINDNVTFFDYIKQRPNAPLKIAYTSNEPMPTAAIVKKGNTELLEAINKALDELKAEGKISEISMKYFGKDISK
- a CDS encoding amino acid ABC transporter substrate-binding protein, which gives rise to MKFTNLLKVVAVLAMALNLQAKTIKDGVLTVATEGTYAPFTFYNDKNELVGYDVDIARAVAQKLNLKVEFLTAPWDAMLAAFDAGKADVVFNQVSITDERKKKYAFSVPYTVTFGAIITRKDNNDIKSFADLKGKKDADSATSNWAKVAVKYGAEHVVTDSFAKSMELLISRRVDAVVRDNIVFYDFIKERPNAPVKIAASLDEKDYTAAAVKKDNAELAEQISNALNELSKEGKLEAISKSYFGKDVSK
- a CDS encoding amino acid ABC transporter permease, which codes for MENLDRVIELVSSSTLPMIIALLKVTIPLTLLSFSLGLVIAIITAVARLSNIKILKFIFATYVWIFRGTPLLVQLFIVFYGLPSIGVTLDTWSAATIAFSLNVGAYASESVRAAILSVPKGQWEAATSLGMTHYQILKRIIAPQAVRISLPPLSNTFIGLVKDTSLAASITMVDMFMVAQRIAARTFEPLILYILAALIYLVVCTLLTYLQSRLEKAVSRYV
- a CDS encoding amino acid ABC transporter ATP-binding protein; translated protein: MAINFKNISKSYGDHLVLDNISTSFKEGQTTVIVGSSGCGKSTLLRCINLLEIPQSGILEVDDRAVNFKEKLSSKELLEIRKKTGMVFQSFNLFPHLTALQNVTEAPIYVQKKDKNEAIKEAKELLAKVGLSHKEDTYPNRLSGGQAQRVAIARALAVNPYFLLLDEPTSALDPELEAEVLKVILSLAKEKKSMIIVTHNMNFARKIADRILFLDKGVIAFDGLVDEFFNSQNERIKSFISAMDI